AAGCATTGCATTGCGGTTTACATCTCCATTTTTGTAACGTGGAACACATCCTCGTGAAGTCGACCCACGAAGGACTATCACTCCTCCCCCGAACAGCATCCGCAAACAAGGTGGTAGAGTAGCTTGGTGACAATGTCACCATGCATTCGCACCACCACCGGCAGCTGGAGGACGCCTGACAAGGTCCAAGCGATCTTCTTTTCTATTTGcttcatcttttctttttttttttcgttcagtgAAAAACGTTCGCTATCTTCACTGCTCATCATCACAGCTTCCAGTTACGGGACCATCAGCAACGCGCACAGGCAGGAGTCACCCAATCCTCCGCGGTAGAGAGCTGCCATCTATGATCCGTGCTCGGCAACCCCGATCTGCCGAAGCAGAGCCGCCAAATTCGACTCGACGAAAATCAAAAGCGAAAGTTTACTTTAATCGGATGCACTGTTTGAATAACCAAACTTTCCAATCTGTAATGCAATAAGACGTTCCTTCAGCTTTGCATTCTCAAACTTCTGTTTGAGCAATTTCATCTTGAGTGCGCTTTCATCTTTGGCCAACTTCATCCTCAACTCATGGTACTCTTGCATGGCTTCTTTCTCTGCTTGAATCTTGTCTAAACGGGCATGCAGTTCGGTTTCAATGGAGTCTGCGGCTGTTCGTGATTGAGGGTTCTTCCGTTCTTTGAATGGAGCTGGAGGAACGACTGTGGAACCTGGaaggaaaaggacgcgctcACTTCGCATACGAAGTGTCTTTGAGGACACTCAAGGACGTCAAGCTGGGATGACTGAGAGTATGGTGAAGATTCATAGTGCAAGAAAACCTTGAGTTTGAGGACAAGCAAAAGTCGAATCCACACACGAAGCCTTGGTGTGTGAATTCGTCTTTTACGTGTCCTCAAGTTCAAGGTCTTCCTGCGATCAAGGATTGTGACCAGAAAACTTGTCGATTTTGCCGTTTGCTTCGTACAAATGATTTACAACGTCAAGTCCTTACGTGTTTTCAAAGGACACTGAAAGGTGAGGGTAACCTACTACTTATTCTGGCACTATGGCCCGCAAAGGATTGCGTCGAACCGTCAGAAACTTGCTCCAGCATTTCTACTCGACACGTCGATGGTTCTGGTACTTCCATCTTGGTGACTGGTGCATCCTGAACAACCAATCAAAAGCAGTGATCAACAGGGGGATACTTGCTCGTAACAAGGAAGGCCTTACCAGTGCAAGCTGTTGCCCTTCCGTCTCTGCTACAGGCGGTGTGTCTGCTGTGATCCACAACGACGAGTCTGTCGAGTTCTCCATCGAGTAACTGCAAGGTGCATAACGCTTCAGCATCGTA
This portion of the Ornithodoros turicata isolate Travis chromosome 3, ASM3712646v1, whole genome shotgun sequence genome encodes:
- the LOC135388068 gene encoding myb/SANT-like DNA-binding domain-containing protein 3 codes for the protein MTSVQKKQPFTLRERTILLKLVNRHRRFIETKKSDAASLEAKHRAWERVTAEYNMHPAVIPRDVKQLRKCLDNLKSKAKRQQQPLGGGPHVLDTVSDSPYEENGAEEEALETLPEINAESYSMENSTDSSLWITADTPPVAETEGQQLALDAPVTKMEVPEPSTCRVEMLEQVSDGSTQSFAGHSARISSSTVVPPAPFKERKNPQSRTAADSIETELHARLDKIQAEKEAMQEYHELRMKLAKDESALKMKLLKQKFENAKLKERLIALQIGKFGYSNSASD